A section of the Carya illinoinensis cultivar Pawnee chromosome 12, C.illinoinensisPawnee_v1, whole genome shotgun sequence genome encodes:
- the LOC122289026 gene encoding uncharacterized protein LOC122289026 → METVDNSNCDTTEDDSSVSFQNHTHVSPNSQSESDVVKSSSDAVSRGLSSTLATVIRDFDSRAEDALRSQDQLSSALHRLTRELDQLLEDAPLPFIMQHAAKISGVRKRVSSLNSVLKSIQHRFDNIDRMLSMGVLHEKMAVESSGQH, encoded by the exons ATGGAAACTGTGGACAACAGCAATTGCGATACCACTGAGGATGATAGCAGTGtttcttttcaaaatcataCTCATGTTTCTCCGAATTCACAATCTGAATCCGATGTTGTTAAGAGCTCTTCTGATGCTGTGTCCAGAGGGCTGTCTTCGACGCTCGCCACTGTAATTAGAGACTTCGATTCCAGAGCTGAGGACGCTCTCAGAAGCCAGGACCAGCTCTCCTCCGCTCTCCATCGTCTTACTCGAG AACTTGATCAACTGTTAGAAGATGCACCGTTACCATTCATCATGCAGCATGCTGCTAAGATTTCAGGTGTTAGAAAGAGAGTTTCATCACTGAATTCAGTTTTAAAATCCATACAACATCGGTTTGATAATATAGATCGAATGCTATCTATGGGCGTGTTACATG AGAAAATGGCGGTTGAAAGTTCTGGACAACATTAG